In a genomic window of Pangasianodon hypophthalmus isolate fPanHyp1 chromosome 19, fPanHyp1.pri, whole genome shotgun sequence:
- the LOC113545260 gene encoding G-protein coupled receptor family C group 6 member A, which yields MTTCVPRLCLYVLGVTMMLGLVAHCDFNQSHFGAYLHGDIVIGILESIHSNIKDLQDRICPEMYTCTDFDHIPFVSSLAAIHTIEEINNSGFLPGIKLGYLMCDPCAYGTKALDCVERMLAVNGPPTVHSDYSNFTSPIKAFLGERYSELSIPVAKLLSLYMIPQISCTSTAPALSDKLRYASFFRVVPSDMYQTQALAKLLRHYSWNWVGVVTIDDEYGRAVLENFVQDAQEEHVCLQFQEVLPNYLGFIHMEEKIKMVADRIESSNATVILLILRPELVQMLFTQMIKRNISRVWIASDAWSTTRFIMKMKDINKVGDVFGFTFITGEIPGFKGYLQNLRPSPGARNDFISEYKQMSNCTQSQQSENSFLLDCNSYLLQNVDLTEAYGQRVAVYAIAHAIKTLLKCDNISCSGDTNILPWKLISILREVHFTLDNQAYFFNKNGDFENGYDLIMWKKDGDERVPDVVGKFLISNKDVDVYEHKISWFNNTVPESRCSKRCPPGTHKHISNITCCYTCISCSAGDYSDQEDQSTCTKCLNGTSRPASTKCEKWKLGILEWSAAHSIVVIIGTVIGILLLVVSIIFFIKYRDHEIVKKNFSLLCIMQVGLIVSFGSVIAFLGDPSSHQCMVQQAMYGLGFTLSVSCILVIAFSSFLEFMSYDPHRQLYLSKFNKPFVNIGILTVVQGLICLFWFIFDPLKVDEKPSEKDPLTMNRLCTQGAKFVGFAMMHIYIAILAVLCFVLAFKGREKDTESIVFSMLFHLFAWLCFIPLFVTQIEQRPIIQLSAIMVSTYGVIFCHFTPKWYRILSENAARRANSPQVDSSAEEELQQQINM from the exons ATGACAACCTGTGTTCCTCGTCTGTGTCTTTATGTGCTGGGGGTGACTATGATGCTAGGATTGGTGGCACATTGTGATTTTAATCAGTCTCATTTTGGAGCTTACTTACATGGAGACATTGTCATTGGAATTCTGGAATCAATTCATTCTAATATAAAAGACCTTCAGGATCGGATTTGCCCAGAAATGTATACTTGCACAGA CTTTGATCATATACCATTTGTGTCATCTTTAGCTGCAATTCACACAATTGAAGAGATCAATAACTCTGGCTTCCTTCCTGGCATTAAGCTTGGATATCTGATGTGTGATCCTTGTGCATATGGTACCAAAGCTTTAGACTGTGTGGAGCGCATGCTTGCTGTTAATGGGCCACCTACAGTCCACTCTGACTACTCAAACTTCACTTCACCCATAAAAGCATTCTTGGGTGAAAGATACTCAGAATTATCTATTCCTGTTGCAAAATTACTCAGTCTCTACATGATTCCCCAG ATTAGTTGCACTTCTACTGCACCAGCACTGAGTGACAAATTACGCTACGCTTCCTTCTTTCGCGTTGTCCCAAGTGACATGTACCAGACACAGGCACTGGCAAAGCTCTTGAGACATTATTCCTGGAACTGGGTTGGGGTGGTTACCATTGATGATGAATATGGCAGAGCAGTCCTTGAGAACTTTGTGCAGGAtgcacaggaagaacatgtgtGTCTCCAGTTCCAGGAAGTGTTACCAAATTACCTAGGTTTTATACATATGGAAGAGAAGATAAAGATGGTAGCTGATCGTATTGAATCCTCGAATGCCACAGTTATTCTGCTTATTCTAAGACCAGAACTTGTGCAGATGCTCTTTACACAGATGATCAAGAGAAATATTAGTCGGGTCTGGATTGCTAGTGATGCCTGGTCTACAACACGCTTCATAATGAAGATGAAAGACATTAACAAAGTGGGAGATGTATTTGGTTTTACCTTTATCACTGGGGAAATTCCTGGTTTTAAAGGCTACCTACAGAACCTTAGACCAAGTCCAGGCGCAAGGAATGATTTCATCAGTGAGTACAAACAAATGTCCAACTGCACCCAGAGTCAGCAATCAGAGAACTCATTTCTTTTGGATTGCAATAGCTACCTTCTTCAAAACGTGGATCTGACAGAGGCTTACGGTCAGAGAGTGGCAGTCTATGCCATTGCTCATGCCATCAAGACACTTTTAAAATGTGACAACATTTCCTGCTCTGGAGACACAAACATCCTGCCTTGGAAG CTTATAAGCATTCTTCGTGAGGTTCACTTCACCTTGGACAACCAGgcatatttctttaataaaaatggtgATTTTGAAAATGGTTATGATCTTATCATGTGGAAGAAGGACGGTGATGAAAGAGTACCTGATGTGGTGGGGAAATTCCTTATAAGCAATAAAGATGTTGATGTCTATGAGCACAAAATCTCATGGTTTAACAACACg GTTCCTGAGTCCAGATGTTCAAAGCGTTGTCCACCaggcacacacaagcacatatcAAATATAACATGCTGCTATACTTGTATCAGCTGCAGTGCTGGAGATTATTCTGACCAGGAGG ATCAATCAACCTGTACCAAGTGTCTAAATGGAACTTCTCGTCCTGCTTCAACGAAATGTGAGAAATGGAAGTTGGGGATTTTGGAGTGGTCTGCAGCGCATTCTATTGTGGTGATTATTGGAACAGTAATAGGCATACTACTGTTAGTGGTCtcaattatatttttcattaaatatagaGACCATGAAATAGTAAAGAAAAACTTCAGTTTATTATGCATCATGCAGGTAGGCCTGATTGTAAGTTTTGGAAGTGTGATAGCTTTTTTAGGCGATCCAAGCTCCCATCAGTGCATGGTACAACAGGCCATGTACGGTCTTGGATTCACTCTCTCTGTATCATGCATTCTGGTTATTGCCTTTAGCTCATTCTTAGAATTCATGTCCTATGATCCACATAGACAGCTTTACTTAAGCAAGTTTAATAAGCCTTTTGTCAATATAGGCATCCTCACTGTTGTTCAAGGTCTCATTTGCCTCTTCTGGTTTATATTTGATCCTCTTAAAGTTGATGAAAAGCCATCTGAAAAAGATCCTCTTACCATGAACCGTCTGTGTACTCAAGGAGCTAAGTTTGTTGGCTTTGCCATGATGCATATATATATTGCTATTCTAGctgttctttgttttgtgttggccttcaaagggagagagaaagatactGAGTCTATAGTCTTCAGCATGCTCTTTCATTTGTTTGCCTGGCtttgttttattccactctttgTCACACAAATCGAACAGCGGCCCATTATCCAGCTCTCTGCCATTATGGTCTCCACCTACGGAGTCATCTTCTGCCACTTCACTCCAAAATGGTATAGGATATTATCAGAAAATGCAGCGAGGCGAGCTAATTCTCCACAAGTGGATTCATCTGCTGAAGAGGAattacaacagcaaatcaacatGTAG